A window from Nitrospira sp. ND1 encodes these proteins:
- a CDS encoding P1 family peptidase, translating into MNPSRTILNAVRACAVILLTACVSPAWCLDGSPDSVDQVRVRARALGLHPGQFQPGPLNAITDVPGVKVGQVTLMQGDGPLQPGQGPVRTGVTVIVPRDDVWHKKVPAGSFVLNGTGEMTGLSWVAESGFLEYPIALTNTLNVPRVANGVISWMLKQYPGIGITDDTLTPVVAECDDGRLNDIQGRHVSETDVMRALDEASSGPVAEGSVGAGTGMISYGFKGGIGTASRRLPEANGGFTIGVLVNANHGRRPELTMGGVPVGQRYGAALTQSSLSPEQNSSSLHASREGTSGNAEGSIIVVIATDAPLDGRQLTRLGKRAALGLARTGSTARHGSGDFMLAFSTGNVIPHYPSDPTFSLTHLADTHLNPVMTATVEATEEAILNALTGATTVTGRDGFRAEAISIPRLRELLSAGATPGP; encoded by the coding sequence GTGATTCTTCTGACTGCCTGCGTGTCTCCGGCCTGGTGCCTAGACGGATCGCCCGATTCGGTGGACCAGGTCCGAGTCCGCGCGCGCGCATTGGGGCTGCACCCCGGACAATTTCAGCCCGGTCCCTTGAATGCCATCACCGATGTGCCCGGGGTCAAGGTCGGCCAGGTGACGCTGATGCAAGGGGACGGCCCCCTGCAGCCCGGACAGGGACCGGTTAGAACCGGCGTCACGGTTATCGTGCCACGGGATGATGTGTGGCACAAGAAAGTCCCGGCCGGATCCTTTGTCCTGAACGGCACCGGAGAAATGACGGGGCTCTCCTGGGTCGCAGAATCGGGCTTTCTCGAATACCCCATCGCACTGACCAACACACTGAACGTGCCTCGAGTTGCCAATGGCGTGATCAGCTGGATGCTCAAGCAATATCCCGGCATCGGCATTACCGACGACACCCTGACCCCCGTCGTGGCGGAATGTGACGATGGACGCTTGAATGACATTCAAGGGCGTCACGTCTCGGAAACCGATGTCATGCGGGCCTTGGATGAAGCCTCCTCAGGCCCTGTGGCGGAAGGCAGCGTGGGAGCCGGAACCGGCATGATCTCCTATGGATTCAAAGGCGGCATCGGCACAGCCTCGCGGCGGCTCCCTGAGGCCAATGGCGGATTTACGATCGGGGTGTTGGTGAACGCCAACCATGGCCGCAGACCAGAACTCACCATGGGCGGTGTACCGGTCGGGCAACGGTACGGTGCCGCTCTAACCCAATCCAGCCTGTCGCCGGAACAGAATTCGAGCTCCCTTCACGCCTCCCGCGAAGGAACCAGCGGCAACGCCGAAGGGTCGATCATTGTCGTCATTGCCACCGATGCGCCGTTGGATGGTCGGCAACTCACCCGCCTCGGAAAACGAGCGGCATTAGGACTCGCCCGCACCGGCTCAACCGCCCGCCACGGGAGCGGGGATTTCATGCTGGCCTTCTCCACCGGCAACGTCATCCCCCATTACCCGTCCGACCCCACCTTTTCACTCACCCATCTGGCCGACACCCACCTCAATCCGGTGATGACCGCCACGGTTGAGGCCACAGAAGAAGCGATTCTGAATGCGCTCACCGGAGCCACCACCGTCACCGGGCGCGACGGGTTTCGAGCCGAAGCCATCTCCATCCCTCGTCTGCGTGAGCTCCTATCCGCCGGTGCCACGCCCGGGCCCTAA
- a CDS encoding FIST N-terminal domain-containing protein — translation MILTPPSTLRFASALTRQADAQAAADELIRAIRVQLGSSRIDVAFLFISAQHADQADTLSHALRTALGPDTLVGCTGEGVIATGREVETGPAAALWAAHLPGVIAHPLRLSFSSVHDQFSLRDWPELDYGGESAPVMLLFADPFSTPLQDVLGVIEERYPHARALGGLAGGGQDLAENRLFLDDEVYSDGLVGVVLSGNISVRTVISQGCRPIGDRFIVTKAEHNVIQELGGIPALHCLQTVFGQLSMDERAQAQRALHIGIAMDEQRAQFTRGDFLIRNLLGADQQTGAIVVGDVIQEGQTVQFQVRDAQSADEDLHALLTASRLEESQRPLGALLFSCCGRGKGLFGVPNHDASVLGEQLGAIPLAGFFAQGELGPVGGRNFLHGYTASIAIFSEPDRSDTQGSNH, via the coding sequence GTGATTCTCACACCTCCATCAACACTGCGGTTCGCCTCCGCCCTCACCCGTCAGGCTGACGCGCAGGCTGCGGCGGATGAATTGATCCGAGCCATTCGCGTGCAATTGGGCTCCTCACGCATCGACGTCGCCTTCCTGTTCATCTCCGCCCAACATGCCGATCAGGCCGATACGCTCTCGCACGCACTCCGCACGGCACTCGGCCCCGACACCTTGGTCGGTTGTACAGGAGAGGGAGTCATTGCCACCGGACGAGAAGTCGAAACGGGACCGGCCGCAGCCCTCTGGGCGGCCCATTTGCCCGGAGTCATCGCACATCCGTTACGACTGTCGTTTTCAAGCGTCCACGATCAGTTTTCACTGCGTGACTGGCCCGAACTGGACTATGGAGGCGAGTCGGCCCCCGTCATGCTCCTCTTCGCAGATCCCTTCTCCACCCCGCTGCAAGACGTGTTGGGCGTCATTGAGGAGCGTTACCCGCATGCTCGTGCGCTCGGTGGGCTGGCAGGTGGCGGGCAGGATCTTGCCGAGAATCGCCTTTTTCTGGATGACGAGGTGTACAGCGATGGCTTAGTCGGTGTCGTGCTCTCCGGAAACATCTCGGTTCGCACCGTTATTTCGCAAGGCTGTCGTCCGATCGGAGACCGGTTCATCGTCACAAAGGCGGAGCACAACGTCATTCAAGAACTCGGCGGAATCCCGGCCTTGCATTGTTTGCAAACCGTCTTCGGGCAACTCTCCATGGATGAACGCGCGCAAGCCCAACGGGCCCTCCATATCGGCATCGCCATGGATGAGCAACGCGCGCAATTTACCCGGGGGGATTTTCTGATCCGCAATCTACTTGGAGCAGACCAACAGACGGGGGCCATCGTCGTCGGTGACGTCATCCAGGAAGGACAAACCGTTCAATTTCAAGTCCGGGACGCACAGTCCGCAGACGAGGATCTCCACGCGTTACTCACCGCTTCCCGTCTGGAGGAATCACAACGGCCACTGGGGGCGCTGCTGTTCAGTTGTTGCGGACGCGGGAAAGGACTCTTCGGGGTTCCCAACCATGACGCGTCTGTCCTGGGAGAACAATTGGGCGCTATTCCTCTGGCGGGATTTTTCGCGCAGGGCGAGTTGGGACCGGTCGGCGGACGTAATTTTCTCCACGGTTATACCGCGAGCATCGCCATCTTTTCTGAACCGGATCGATCAGACACACAAGGCTCGAATCATTGA
- a CDS encoding FKBP-type peptidyl-prolyl cis-trans isomerase: MAQSEQTASTPEITTVSGLTYTDVVVGTGREAAAGNLVTVHYTGWLTNGKKFDSSVDRSEPFSFPLGAGRVIKGWDEGVAGMKVGGKRKLTIPSQLGYGARGAGGVIPPNATLVFDVELLEVR; this comes from the coding sequence ATGGCACAGAGTGAACAAACCGCCTCAACGCCTGAAATCACAACCGTTTCAGGCCTTACCTACACAGACGTCGTAGTGGGCACAGGCCGTGAGGCTGCCGCGGGAAACCTGGTGACCGTCCACTATACCGGCTGGCTGACCAACGGGAAAAAATTCGATAGCTCCGTTGACCGCAGCGAGCCGTTCTCCTTTCCACTCGGTGCCGGCAGGGTCATCAAGGGATGGGATGAAGGCGTCGCGGGAATGAAAGTCGGCGGAAAACGGAAGCTGACCATTCCTTCTCAACTTGGATACGGTGCGCGTGGAGCCGGCGGCGTGATCCCGCCTAATGCGACCCTCGTCTTCGACGTGGAACTGCTGGAAGTCCGGTAG
- the gcvT gene encoding glycine cleavage system aminomethyltransferase GcvT, whose product MKQTPLIDAHRKAQGKLVDFAGWEMPIQYSGVVDEYQTVRRHAGLFDVSHMGRISVSGPGSLAFLQRVTTNDVSKLSVRQSHYSMICAPNGGIKDDIFVYHVKPYEFLVCVNASNREKIVAWLHEKVAQAQGCKVQDQSASLAQIAIQGPASRDILAAAGLADLTTLKIRHCLDATLCGHSLLVTRTGYTGELGYELYLPAAGAPTVWDRLLEAGRPLGIKPAGLGARDLLRLEMAYLLYGNDMNEETTPIEAGAEWVVKFDKGDFIGRTELLAQQSQGAARRLVAFELVEKAVPRHGFKILSAQVPHAEIGEVTSGNLSPLLQKGIGMGYVTPAAAQPGSSILIDIRGKACPAVVVKPPFYKKPAGTP is encoded by the coding sequence ATGAAACAGACACCCCTCATCGACGCTCACCGCAAAGCCCAGGGCAAACTCGTCGACTTTGCAGGCTGGGAAATGCCCATCCAATATTCCGGCGTAGTAGACGAATATCAGACTGTCCGCCGGCACGCAGGACTGTTCGATGTGAGTCACATGGGGCGCATCAGCGTCAGCGGACCGGGCTCGTTGGCATTTTTGCAGCGCGTCACCACGAACGATGTGTCAAAACTGTCCGTGCGTCAATCGCATTACTCCATGATCTGTGCCCCGAACGGCGGCATCAAAGACGACATCTTCGTCTACCACGTGAAGCCGTATGAGTTTTTGGTTTGCGTGAACGCCTCGAACCGGGAAAAGATTGTGGCATGGCTGCATGAGAAGGTGGCGCAAGCCCAGGGTTGCAAAGTCCAGGACCAGTCAGCGTCCCTCGCGCAAATCGCGATCCAAGGTCCGGCTTCACGTGACATCCTGGCAGCCGCCGGCCTTGCAGACCTCACGACGCTGAAAATTCGTCACTGCCTGGACGCCACGCTCTGTGGTCATTCACTGTTGGTGACACGGACCGGGTATACCGGCGAGTTGGGATATGAGTTGTATCTTCCGGCAGCGGGGGCGCCGACAGTCTGGGATCGACTCCTCGAAGCGGGACGTCCACTGGGGATTAAGCCGGCAGGGTTAGGCGCACGTGATTTGCTCCGGCTCGAAATGGCCTACCTGCTCTATGGCAACGACATGAATGAGGAAACAACTCCCATCGAGGCCGGGGCGGAATGGGTTGTGAAATTCGATAAGGGAGACTTCATCGGCCGGACTGAATTGCTTGCCCAACAATCACAGGGAGCAGCACGACGGCTCGTGGCGTTCGAGCTCGTCGAAAAGGCTGTGCCGCGTCACGGATTCAAAATTCTGAGTGCACAGGTACCTCATGCTGAAATCGGTGAAGTCACCAGCGGAAACCTGTCGCCCTTGCTGCAAAAAGGTATCGGTATGGGATATGTCACGCCCGCTGCAGCCCAACCAGGATCGTCCATTCTGATCGATATTCGAGGCAAGGCTTGCCCCGCCGTCGTCGTAAAACCACCGTTTTACAAGAAACCCGCGGGCACGCCGTAA
- a CDS encoding NUDIX domain-containing protein: MVKPIYKGTVVTLNVDTVRLPNGHTIDLEVIRHPGASAVVPLKEDGTVVLIRQFRHAANGFIYEIPAGKLHPKEDPLDCAARELEEEIGYKAGRFELLSSIFTAPGFADEVIHIYLATGLTIGTQNLDQDEVLEVVEMPLREAIAKIEDGTIRDGKTIVGLQAVYIRQERYR, translated from the coding sequence ATGGTGAAACCGATCTACAAGGGCACGGTGGTCACGCTCAACGTCGATACGGTGCGCCTGCCGAACGGCCATACAATCGATCTGGAAGTCATCCGCCATCCCGGTGCCTCCGCCGTCGTTCCCCTGAAAGAAGATGGAACGGTCGTGCTGATCCGTCAATTCCGTCATGCGGCGAACGGTTTTATTTACGAAATACCCGCCGGGAAACTCCATCCGAAAGAAGACCCGCTCGACTGTGCGGCCCGCGAACTCGAAGAGGAGATCGGCTACAAGGCCGGTCGCTTCGAACTCCTCTCCAGCATTTTCACCGCGCCGGGATTTGCGGATGAAGTCATCCACATCTATCTTGCGACGGGCCTGACGATCGGCACGCAAAATCTGGATCAGGATGAAGTCCTGGAAGTGGTGGAAATGCCTCTCCGCGAGGCCATTGCGAAAATCGAGGATGGAACCATTCGGGACGGAAAAACGATCGTAGGGCTACAAGCAGTCTATATTCGGCAGGAGCGATACCGGTAG
- a CDS encoding mismatch-specific DNA-glycosylase encodes MPEQPPLPDHLRPELSIVFVGINPGLRSAALGHHYAGPSNRFWKLIYDANLVPEPLSYRDDGRLPEWGLGLTNLVSRSTASMESLTPQDYTAGRLVLMRKLLRYRPRVVALLGMTLYPILFPLEPKQTGRKPGLQPATLYDSNIVLLPNPSGRNASYPYHSMLEAFRTLTPWAKSGLKSPP; translated from the coding sequence ATGCCAGAACAACCTCCTCTGCCAGATCATCTCCGCCCGGAACTCAGCATCGTATTCGTGGGCATCAATCCTGGGCTACGCTCAGCCGCGCTGGGGCATCACTACGCGGGACCTTCGAATCGTTTCTGGAAACTGATTTACGACGCGAACCTTGTGCCGGAACCACTCAGCTACCGAGATGACGGGCGACTACCGGAATGGGGATTGGGACTCACCAATCTGGTCAGCCGATCGACCGCGAGCATGGAGAGTCTCACGCCGCAGGATTATACGGCCGGCCGACTTGTGCTCATGCGGAAACTTCTCCGGTATCGCCCGCGTGTTGTCGCCCTGCTCGGCATGACGCTCTACCCCATCCTCTTTCCACTCGAACCAAAACAGACAGGACGAAAACCAGGTCTGCAACCAGCGACACTATACGACTCCAATATCGTGTTACTCCCCAACCCGAGTGGGCGAAACGCATCCTATCCCTACCATTCCATGCTGGAGGCTTTTCGTACGCTGACACCGTGGGCCAAGAGCGGCCTCAAGAGTCCTCCCTGA
- the rbsK gene encoding ribokinase codes for MILVVGSSNIDLVASVDRLPSRGETVLGYRFAQSFGGKGANQAVAAARAGAEVAFLSKLGADANGRLIEQHLAAQGLSRPILLRDAEFPTGVAMILVDHSGENQIAVVPGSNGRLTPADLRQHRELIAGARVLLLQMEIPRETVFEALRLGRECGLTTILNPAPAAPLPSDLLRLIDILTPNESEAQALTGSADPAEAARILTDRGVGTVVVTCGANGAFLATGNDVTHIPGFLVETIDSTGAGDAFNGAVACAVAEGVPIKSAIVRANAAGALATTGRGAQESMPTKDDIEQLCRSGIRQLEPPPRS; via the coding sequence ATGATCCTAGTGGTTGGGTCCAGCAATATCGATTTGGTGGCGTCGGTCGATCGTCTGCCGAGCCGGGGAGAAACCGTCCTCGGGTACCGTTTCGCCCAATCATTCGGCGGCAAGGGCGCAAATCAGGCCGTCGCGGCAGCCCGCGCCGGTGCGGAGGTCGCATTTCTCAGCAAGCTGGGGGCGGATGCCAATGGACGGTTGATCGAACAGCACTTGGCCGCGCAGGGGCTGTCGCGCCCGATCCTTCTTCGCGATGCCGAATTCCCCACCGGAGTTGCGATGATTCTCGTCGATCACTCCGGAGAGAATCAGATTGCGGTCGTGCCGGGGAGCAATGGGCGTCTGACACCAGCTGATCTGCGGCAGCATCGTGAGTTGATAGCCGGAGCACGGGTGTTGCTGCTTCAAATGGAAATTCCGCGGGAGACTGTTTTCGAAGCGTTGAGGCTTGGCCGCGAATGCGGTCTCACCACGATTCTTAATCCGGCTCCGGCTGCTCCATTGCCGTCGGACCTCCTGCGATTGATCGATATCCTCACTCCCAACGAAAGCGAAGCGCAGGCGTTGACCGGTTCGGCGGATCCGGCAGAGGCGGCACGGATTCTTACTGATCGTGGCGTCGGCACCGTGGTCGTGACCTGTGGCGCAAACGGGGCGTTCTTGGCAACTGGTAACGACGTGACCCATATCCCCGGTTTTCTTGTCGAGACGATTGATTCGACAGGCGCCGGAGATGCGTTTAACGGTGCTGTGGCCTGTGCTGTGGCTGAAGGGGTACCGATCAAGAGCGCGATCGTGCGGGCTAATGCGGCCGGTGCGTTGGCCACCACCGGTCGTGGGGCGCAGGAGTCGATGCCGACCAAAGATGACATCGAGCAGTTATGTCGATCTGGGATCAGGCAGCTGGAACCGCCGCCGCGTTCGTAA
- a CDS encoding nucleoside hydrolase: MQRPSPTKVILDTDPGVDDALALLLAFASPELQVVGVTTVCGNVPVGQATKNLFRLLNVVQPPPGLLVGQGAARPLEEDLVTAVQVHGSDGLGELDSVLAEEGTPRYPQVRLPSVLSTAQDVWNECVRRYPDEVTLITLGPLTNVAVALKVNPLTVQKFRSVIVMGGAIGVPGNVAPAAEFNMYVDPHAAHRVFQASLPLTLVPLDVTTRVGVTRESLMTWAAESRAPLARMTTDMTRKAFEFAEKVEGHGLFYFHDPLAVLAAVDSSLLKVEPLHVSVEMAGRVSRGITIADRRQRTPEEKARPNMRVAVDVDVDRTLSFLRNRLCP; the protein is encoded by the coding sequence ATGCAGAGACCCTCTCCTACGAAAGTGATTCTCGATACCGATCCAGGAGTCGATGACGCCCTGGCGCTGTTGCTGGCGTTCGCCTCGCCCGAATTGCAGGTCGTCGGGGTGACCACCGTGTGCGGGAACGTGCCGGTGGGACAGGCGACGAAGAATTTGTTCCGCCTGCTGAACGTTGTACAGCCACCTCCGGGGCTGTTGGTCGGGCAGGGCGCGGCGCGGCCTTTGGAGGAGGATCTTGTGACAGCGGTCCAGGTCCACGGAAGCGACGGGCTTGGCGAACTCGACTCTGTCCTGGCCGAGGAGGGGACGCCGCGATACCCTCAAGTCCGGTTGCCTTCTGTGCTCTCAACTGCCCAGGATGTTTGGAATGAATGTGTCCGCCGGTATCCCGATGAGGTCACGCTGATCACGTTAGGACCACTGACGAATGTGGCCGTGGCGTTGAAGGTGAATCCCCTGACGGTTCAGAAGTTCCGTTCGGTGATCGTGATGGGGGGCGCGATCGGCGTACCCGGCAATGTTGCCCCCGCAGCAGAGTTTAATATGTATGTAGATCCGCATGCGGCGCATCGGGTGTTTCAGGCGTCGCTCCCGCTCACGCTCGTTCCGCTCGATGTGACGACCCGCGTCGGAGTGACACGGGAGAGCTTGATGACCTGGGCCGCTGAGTCGCGTGCCCCGCTCGCTCGGATGACAACTGACATGACGCGGAAGGCATTCGAGTTCGCTGAAAAGGTTGAAGGGCATGGGCTCTTCTATTTCCACGATCCGTTGGCCGTTCTGGCCGCCGTCGATTCCTCCTTGTTGAAGGTGGAGCCGTTGCATGTGTCGGTTGAAATGGCCGGGCGAGTGTCTCGCGGGATTACCATCGCCGATCGTCGCCAGCGCACGCCGGAGGAGAAGGCACGTCCGAACATGCGCGTGGCCGTTGATGTCGATGTCGACCGGACGCTGAGTTTCCTACGCAACCGGCTGTGCCCATGA
- the gcvP gene encoding aminomethyl-transferring glycine dehydrogenase, giving the protein MPQPNFLEPNDTFVPRHIGPTDSDIQEMLATLSLPSLEALVEVTVPSDIRLQTSLTVPSPRGEQQVLAELRGLAGQNQVWRSLIGMGYYDCVTPLVIQRNILEDPGWYTQYTPYQAEIAQGRLEALVNFQTMVADLTGLPLANASLLDEATAAAEAMTMCAAMSRAAGHERKKFFVSENCHPQTIAVVQTRAEPLGIVLQIGAIQSLDLSRDEFFGLLLQYPSTDGYVGDYSEFITRAHASGAYVVVATDLLALTLLRSPGEFGADVAVGSSQRFGVPLGFGGPHAAFLATKEEFRRQMPGRIIGVSKDVAGRVAYRLSLQTREQHIRREKATSNICTAQVLLAVMAGMYAVYHGPAGLRRIAERIHGLTMVLAEGLRRHGCAVGLEPVFDTLRVPLSPAQSDTILNRARQQKINLRQYDDQSLGLSLDEWSTVEEVQQVLALFVGHEIPAEEFQAILASVDVRYPAPLARTSPYLTHPVFHRYHAEHELLRYIHRLQSRDLSLVHSMIPLGSCTMKLNATAEMLPVTWPEFGRLHPFAPSEQAQGYQTLFQQLEAWLAELTGFAAISLQPNAGSQGEYAGLMVIRAHHRHRGETQRDVCLIPVSAHGTNPASASMCGMTVVPVACDERGNVDLNDLEAKATQHRNCLAALMITYPSTHGVFEEGIRRMCQLVHTHGGQVYMDGANMNAQVGLCRPADLGADVCHLNLHKTFCIPHGGGGPGMGPIGVARHLVPFLPGHPVTKLGGPESIGPIAAAPYGSPSILTISWVYIALMGREGLTKATQVAILNANYMAKRLEKYYPVLYSGTRGFVAHEFILDLRPLKESSGVEAMDVAKRLMDYGFHAPTVSFPVAGTLMIEPTESEVKAELDRLCEALIAIRGEIQSIAEGRQPRAGNVLKNAPHTALSVTAAEWTKPYSREQAAFPAPWVRDNKFWPSVGRIDEAYGDRHLFCTCPPMDPAS; this is encoded by the coding sequence ATGCCACAACCGAATTTCCTTGAACCGAACGATACGTTTGTGCCCCGCCATATTGGCCCGACGGATTCCGACATCCAGGAGATGTTGGCCACATTGAGCCTGCCGTCGTTGGAGGCCCTCGTCGAGGTGACGGTCCCGTCCGATATTCGCTTGCAGACCTCCTTGACGGTGCCGTCCCCGCGGGGTGAGCAGCAGGTCCTGGCGGAATTGCGTGGCTTGGCCGGACAGAATCAGGTGTGGCGGTCTTTGATCGGCATGGGGTACTACGATTGCGTCACGCCGTTGGTGATCCAGCGGAACATTCTGGAGGATCCCGGATGGTATACGCAGTACACCCCGTATCAAGCCGAGATTGCGCAGGGGCGTCTCGAGGCACTGGTCAATTTTCAGACCATGGTCGCCGATCTGACCGGCTTACCGCTCGCCAATGCGTCGCTCCTCGATGAGGCGACTGCCGCAGCCGAGGCGATGACGATGTGTGCGGCCATGTCTCGAGCGGCCGGGCATGAGCGCAAGAAGTTCTTCGTCTCTGAAAATTGCCATCCGCAAACGATTGCGGTGGTGCAGACCCGTGCGGAACCGCTGGGCATCGTCCTGCAGATCGGTGCGATTCAGTCGTTGGATCTTTCCCGGGACGAGTTCTTCGGGCTGTTGCTTCAATACCCCTCGACGGACGGGTACGTCGGTGACTACAGCGAGTTCATCACGCGCGCGCATGCCTCGGGGGCCTACGTCGTGGTGGCGACCGACTTGCTGGCGCTCACGCTGCTGCGTTCACCGGGAGAATTCGGAGCGGACGTGGCGGTCGGATCCAGCCAACGGTTCGGTGTCCCGCTTGGATTCGGTGGGCCCCATGCGGCGTTTCTTGCCACCAAGGAGGAGTTTCGCCGGCAGATGCCGGGCCGGATCATCGGCGTCTCGAAAGATGTGGCGGGCCGCGTGGCCTATCGCTTGTCGCTGCAGACCCGGGAACAACATATCCGGCGCGAGAAGGCCACCAGCAATATCTGCACGGCGCAAGTGCTGTTGGCCGTCATGGCGGGGATGTATGCGGTCTATCACGGTCCTGCAGGGTTGCGGCGGATTGCAGAGCGAATTCACGGCCTGACGATGGTACTGGCTGAAGGTTTGCGCCGGCATGGTTGTGCCGTCGGCCTGGAGCCGGTGTTCGACACGTTGCGTGTTCCACTGTCGCCGGCGCAATCGGACACCATTCTGAACCGGGCGCGACAGCAGAAGATCAATCTCCGTCAGTACGACGATCAGAGCCTGGGGCTTTCGTTGGATGAATGGAGTACGGTTGAGGAAGTCCAGCAGGTGTTGGCGCTCTTCGTCGGTCATGAGATCCCTGCCGAAGAATTTCAGGCCATTCTCGCCTCGGTCGATGTGCGTTATCCCGCACCGCTCGCGCGCACGAGCCCCTATCTCACGCATCCGGTGTTTCACCGGTACCATGCCGAACATGAACTTTTACGCTACATCCATCGACTTCAGTCCCGCGACTTGTCGCTCGTGCATTCCATGATTCCCTTGGGGTCCTGTACGATGAAACTGAATGCGACGGCGGAAATGTTGCCGGTGACCTGGCCGGAGTTCGGGCGCCTCCACCCGTTTGCTCCGTCCGAGCAGGCGCAGGGATACCAGACGCTGTTCCAACAGCTCGAAGCCTGGTTGGCTGAACTGACCGGGTTTGCCGCCATTTCGCTGCAACCCAATGCCGGTTCGCAGGGGGAGTATGCCGGGTTGATGGTGATCCGTGCGCATCATCGGCATCGCGGCGAAACGCAACGCGACGTTTGCTTGATTCCAGTGTCGGCGCACGGGACCAATCCTGCGAGCGCTTCGATGTGCGGGATGACGGTGGTCCCGGTGGCCTGTGACGAGCGTGGCAATGTGGATCTGAACGATCTTGAGGCCAAAGCCACTCAGCATCGCAACTGCCTCGCGGCGTTGATGATCACCTATCCCTCGACCCACGGTGTTTTTGAGGAAGGGATTCGCCGCATGTGCCAGCTCGTGCACACGCATGGCGGGCAGGTTTATATGGACGGGGCCAACATGAATGCTCAGGTCGGGCTCTGTCGGCCGGCCGACCTGGGGGCGGACGTCTGTCACCTGAACCTTCACAAGACGTTCTGCATTCCTCACGGCGGTGGCGGGCCCGGGATGGGACCGATCGGGGTCGCCCGTCATTTGGTGCCGTTTCTGCCCGGACACCCGGTCACCAAACTGGGTGGACCGGAGTCGATCGGCCCGATCGCCGCCGCGCCGTACGGGAGCCCGAGCATCCTCACGATTTCCTGGGTCTATATTGCCCTGATGGGACGAGAGGGCCTGACCAAAGCCACGCAGGTGGCCATTCTGAACGCCAACTATATGGCCAAACGATTAGAAAAGTATTACCCCGTGTTGTATAGCGGCACCCGTGGCTTCGTCGCACATGAGTTCATTTTGGATCTGCGCCCGCTCAAGGAGAGCAGCGGTGTGGAAGCGATGGACGTGGCCAAGCGTCTCATGGATTACGGGTTCCACGCTCCCACGGTCTCGTTTCCCGTGGCCGGGACCTTGATGATCGAGCCGACGGAGAGCGAAGTGAAGGCGGAGTTGGACCGGTTGTGCGAAGCCTTGATCGCGATCCGGGGCGAGATTCAATCGATTGCCGAAGGCCGGCAACCGCGTGCGGGCAATGTTCTAAAAAATGCTCCTCACACGGCATTATCTGTGACCGCGGCTGAGTGGACGAAGCCGTACTCGCGTGAGCAGGCGGCGTTTCCTGCTCCGTGGGTGCGTGACAACAAATTTTGGCCGAGCGTGGGTCGTATCGATGAAGCCTATGGCGACCGCCACCTCTTTTGCACCTGTCCTCCGATGGATCCCGCTTCCTAA